TTCTACGGCAAAAAAATCTTCAACTAACTGTATTTCTTGCCTTAAGACAGATGGATCAGTAATAGGCTTTAGATTTTCTAAAAGTCTTTCTGTAGCCTTTGAATTAAAGTAGGTTTTTATTCTCCCCAAAATTTTTGCTAACTCTAAGTGAGCAAAATCTTTTTCCCTCACAAAGAAAATTTTAAAAGCTTTGCTTAAATTATAATTCTTAAGGAGGTGCATACATGGAAGAGGAAAAAAGCACTCAAGAGCAGATCATAGAAGAGCTTAGAGAAGAAGAAAAAAGAATAAAGGAGCTGGAAGAAAGAGTTGCCAAGCTTGAGCAGATTGCGAGGCTTTCCAACCAAAGATTGGTTGAGCTACAAAGGGACTACGAGCTTTTGAAAGAAAGGTATAGAAGGGACTTAGAAGAATTCAGAAAGTATGGTTACGAAAGCTTGGCTTTGGACATTTTGGAAGTTTTGGACAACTTTGAAAGGGCTTTGGAAACAAAAACTGAGGATATAAACGCCCTTAGGGCAGGGGTGGAAATGATCTACAGGCAAATTTTAGCCATCTTGGAAAAATACGGAATAAGGGCGATGGATCTGGACAACAAAGAGTTTGATCCTATGCTGGCAGAAGCGGTGGAGAAAGAGCTGTCTTTAGACCATCCACCAAATACCGTTATCAGGACTATAAGAAAGGGATATTACTTGCACGACAGGGTCCTAAGGCCGGGTAGAGTGGTTGTATCTTACACG
Above is a genomic segment from Thermocrinis jamiesonii containing:
- a CDS encoding nucleotide exchange factor GrpE → MEEEKSTQEQIIEELREEEKRIKELEERVAKLEQIARLSNQRLVELQRDYELLKERYRRDLEEFRKYGYESLALDILEVLDNFERALETKTEDINALRAGVEMIYRQILAILEKYGIRAMDLDNKEFDPMLAEAVEKELSLDHPPNTVIRTIRKGYYLHDRVLRPGRVVVSYTEEEVT